In Motacilla alba alba isolate MOTALB_02 chromosome 4A, Motacilla_alba_V1.0_pri, whole genome shotgun sequence, the genomic window GCAATACTCTTGGGTTGAGATACAGACAGATTAATAGTGAAAGCAAAAGCTGGCACACAAGCAAAGGATTTattcactgcttcccaggggcaggcaggtgttTAGACAccttcaggagagcagagccccatCAGGTGTAATGGagacttgggaagacaaacagcATCACTCCATGTGtccccctccttcttccccccagcTTCCTATGCTGAGTGTGATGTCATGTGGTGgggtcagttggggtcacctgtcctggctgtgtcccctccccatctcccctgcaccccagccccctccccagcgtGGCCATACGAAAAGCAGAAGAGGCCTTGGCTCTCCATAAACACTGATCAGCAATAACAGAAACACATCTCTATTGTCAGCcttgtgttcagcacaaatgcAAAACCACCCCTTATTAGCCACCCTGAAGACAATTAATTCTACTCCAGCCAAACCACTGTCTTTGACGTAGCTCAAGACAACGTAGGCTTCTATCCTCCTCCAGCAAGCACTGCTCCCTGCAAAGGAGTTGCAATGGTTTGACCTTAACGTGGTCTTTTCCTCCCTTGAACCAAGAAGTACATGaacactgcagccacagcagcttttgctgcttctccctgtcCCAGTGGCTGCAGGGCATCTCACGGGAGATTTCTGGTGGAGGAATACAGGGCCACAAGGGAGGATCCCACTGTGCCACTGCAGACCCAAAGCAGCGCTGCGGgagggctgtgtcccctccaggggctgggatgaggtTGGCTGCATTGAATTAGTCTGATAACTTGTATTTGAGGGCAGGATGTTGAATTCGGGTGTAACAACAGCAAAGGCTCATTTCAGTTCAGCTGAATGCAAGGAAGCAGAAGAGATTCTTTTactggagcagaagaaaaattgagagaaaaaattgtggaaaacagcaaaaggcAGTAAAATCCCTTGAAAGGGATATGTCAGTAGAGGAACAGGTACTTCTCTTAGATAGGGCTAGTGCTCAATTACTGAATTATAGAGATTAACTATAACATTTAATGTACAGTAATATATCATTACAGTAAAGAAACCAGGATTTCATGGTCTCAAAGATCTTCTACTGTGACAcgttcctctttttctctctggccATCTCCATGTTCACCTGTTCCCAAGTAGTCTGAAGGCACTGGAGGGATGTATGGCCTCAATCAGGGCTTGTAACTGAAAACAATTAACCAATTAAACCAAGCAGCTAAATTGCTCTGTGAGAAGGGAGGATCCATCTGTGAAATGCAGTGGGCTTGGTGGTCTGGATATTTGCAGCTCTTGGGAAATTTTTGGCTTCAGATTTGTATACCTGAATTTGTCACTCTACATGCGGTAGAGTGATAGAGAATATTTTAGCTGGAGGAGGCCTACAACAATCATCTGTCTTGCACTGGTAATGTAAAGATTTAAGGGGTTTCGTGAACCTTTACTTAAAGCATAGTGGTGGGTGTCACACAAGCTGGTGAGAAAGTGAATTGTGAGGACCTAGAACTTTCAGCTCCCTATGAGTTCTCTCTCAgacctgtgtgtgtgtaattCCATGTTAAAGCTTATTTGTCAGCAAGCAAcacaaggaggaaaagaggaagaaatggtCGCCTAggaatcaaaataaattaaggaaaaaacttaaaaaacaggaggaggaaaaacatactcagcagaaaatacaaaataacatAGAACTAATTTTTACACTTTCTTCTTCGCACCCTTCCTTAGGGTTTCCGCTCTGCCCACGCCTCTGGTGGTCACTgagacatttcttttctgataaagaggaaggaaaaaccaGCAGCCGTTGTCCCGGATGCTCGGTGACAGAGTGAGCCCAGGCAGGGAAGTGTTCCTGATTTCCCCCAGCTCGGGAAAAGCAGGTCAGCCTGGTtggagagggagcagccctgaaGGAAGGATGGGAATGATGCTGCAAGCAGCCATGCTCCTGAGTTCCCTTCTCCACTGCAGCGGTGAgtctgggctgggcacaggccctgccctgggtgtgcttggcaggggtggctctgtTTTGGGAAGAGCTTCGATTCAGTCCTCAGAGTGAGAGAAATGTCTGGGACAAAGGCAATGGTCTGcttttttacaagaaaaagagTTTTAGGTTTCTTTACCCAGTGGTTTAAGTTTCTCATGTTTGGCTTAGGCTGAGAGAATGGTGTgtttcagaaatacaaatagGCAGTGGAGGAGGCAAGTCTTTGCTGTTCCTCAGAAGCCCCAAGGGTGATGTTGGGGGCAGCCACTGGCTGAGACCAGGGAGCTGCAACTTGAACTTTAGACCAACTCCTTCCCTCAAGCCTAAATTATCCAATAACTCTgaccctgtgctctgctcagtgctggtggtggcaggggagccccaagcagagcagaagagcCAGGCTGCACTCACGGCAGGAGTCAGTGCCTCGGCCATCAGCCACCTCCCATCCTCATGCCACGCTGATTTTTGGCCAACCCTCATGCTCCCCGCTGCCTGCTTGTGTTTCTCATCTGCTGGGCTCTCTTTGCCAATGCTCCCCCCATGACTTCACCACCTGGGAGCTGCCTTcaccctggctgctctgtggctaaagtttcatcttcctttcttcctgcagctttcccGGACCTGAGTGGCCCCAGTGAGATCAAAGGGGTCTGGAAGGACTCTATCACTCTGCCTTGTGCCTATGTGCCTGTGGAGGACCTCGTGCAGCAAACCCTCACCTGGACTGTGGTGCGTGACGTGGGTTCAGGTGCTATCATTCGGAGAGATGACTCTGGGGACCACGTTCTCCTGTCTGAGTACAGGGACAGAGTCAGCATCCCAAAGGACGCCCCAGGAAATGTGTCTCTCCTCATCCTGAGCCTGGAGATCTCTGACAGAGGAACCTACACTTGCCAGGTCACCTGGAGAGACAGCAAAAACAGCCTGATAGCAAAGGAGATCACCACCACTTTGGAGGTTGTTAAAGgtaaaactgagaaaaggaGGCTGTTCAGGAGGGAAAGGCTTGGCTCAGGAAGGCTTTTGGGAATTAGACAGAGCAGGTAGGCAGTGACTGTGTGTTTgcatgcagaagcattttgctGATCGGTGTCAGCCTCGAGCAAGAAACAGCAAATAGGTCAGAGAGAAATTCTTCTGAAGGAACAGCACCTTGCAGCTCGGAGAGGACCTGTGGCTCCTCAAGGACCAGTTCAGCCCTGGCTCTATCTGCAGCCAATGGCTCAGTGTTTCCCAGCGGCATGCAGCAGTGGGGAAGTCCCAGGGATGCTGTATTGCTGTTCTTTGACTGAATTTCACCAGCATGTGCTtgccctccctctgcccagcgCGGGGGGTTTATAGAGGCACAGCGACTGCAGGACACCTGTGCGGCTCAGCTGAGCTCACCCTGCGCAGGGAGCGATGCTAAAGCCGAGCTGATTCCTCCCGGGAAGGCACTGccagcaagagctgctgtggcagggggaccgtccccagctcagcctgtgaCCTGTGCCCCTCTGCTTTGTGTTGCAGTGGCAGCCACCAAGCCCATCATCAGAGCCGCAGAGCCGGGGCTGACGCTGCCGGCTGgagccagcaccagcctgagCTGCGAGGCCGGCGGCTCCCCTCCCATCAGCTACCGCTGGTTCCGGAGCGGCCCGGCGGGCACAGCCGAGCTCCTGAGCAGCGGGGCCGAGCTGGCCTGGCCCAGCCTGCGGGCCTCGGACAGCGGCACGTACTTCTGCGAGGCGCACAACAGGGCTGGGGCCGGCGCCGTGCAGCGCAGCGATGCCGTGCGCCTGACGGTGACAGGTGAGTGCCACGGCGCGGCTGGCAGCGCAGATCCGGCTGCGGGGCAAAGGAACAgcatcctcctgccctgcccggaGACAAGGAAACGACAAACGCCTTCAGCACTGTGACACAGCCCTCCCCGCTGGCTCCAGCCTGTGTCCTTCTGCGTTTCCCGTCTTCAGTTTCCTCCTCTTTGAGGAACTGCTCTTTTCGGATGTAAAAGAGGGTTCCTGCTTCaaacattcatttatttattcctctgtgggttttttgaagttctccctggccctgcactgctgcccaCTGCAATTCAGCAAGTTTAGACAAGGAGTCGGGGCTGTATTTTGAGAAGCAGGAACAAGTGAGTGCTAATTCAGTGGCAGGACAAACCAAGCTGGCCTTTGCTCCCCACCACCAGCTGCGTGTCTCAGGGAGACACGCTGCACTTCATTCCAGGCTCTGAcccctccaggctctgcaggacagtGTGTGACACCTTGGACTCGGTGGCCTCAGAGGCCTTTTTCAAtctaaacaattccatgatgGGTGCCTGGTGGCAAACCTGCCGCTCCCCTTGGCTGGTGACTGGATCAGCACAGCTGTGAAGCCCCTGATGGCAGAGCCAAGCACAGGCACCTCACAGGGGCTGGGAAAGAGGCAGagcctgctgagctccaggcaCGGAGCTCTGGCTGAAGCCCTGTGGTGCTTGTCCCAGCAGCCCCACCTTGGCGGGAGCAGCACGGGAAcagggctcagtgctgcaggggctgcctaacgctgctggcacagcatccccctgctgctgctgtcagctgcgagggagctgcttcctcctgctcccacctgtGGGGAATGCTGTACCACAGCAGCATCACCATGCTGGTCAAACCCCTGTGTaagcctctccctccccctcaCCTTGCAGATGTGCCTGCAACAACAGTGGCCTGGCAGAGGAATGTGGGAACCACGGGGGGACAACTCTCAACCACCAGTCAGGGTGAGAGCGGTGGCAGCTGATGGCATGGATGGGGTGTTGGGGCAGTGTGTCACCCGAGCTTGGAAGTGGTTTTATTGCTGGGGAACAGAGTCTTGGCACTGCTGAACTTCAGTCCATATGCCTCAGTTTTTAGCTCAGATGTTTCCGAATGTCGATCTTCCCACAGTTTCCAACCCACGGAGGGCTAATGTTATCTTTGTAGGAGAGACTGTTTGTGCCTTAGGACTGctgaaaatgccttttcctTGCTTGCAGATCATATGGGATGGGATGTTCTGAGTTTGGTTCTTTTCTGAAGGACTTTTTTGCTTGTTATCTGATCCTGAATGGAAGCCGCTGAGAGGAGGCAGATCTGGGGTCCCCAGTGGGGCTGCACACAAGGGCTGCAAAAGTTTCCTCGGACCCAACTGACAACATGTACTTGACCAGGGACAGCGGTTTTAGGGAGGGCTTGTGGTCTCCCATTTGTTTTTGTGGCATGGGGGAATTTTTGCCTGGACTAGAGCAGGTCTGCTTGTGGAAACTTTCTATGGCTGGATTATGTTTCCTTTGGACTTATGGTGCCCCAGTAACCACGGGGGGGATTGTGGAAGCTGGTGTCAGTCACCAGAAGCTGAGGGAAGACGTTGACAGGTGTTGATTGTTCTTGCAGAAAAACCTCAAACAGAGCTGGTGTCTGGAGGTACCTCAGGAATCTCCTGGACTCCATGGGGCCCCACCACTACTGCAGGTGTGTGTGTACAGGtacctgtgtgtgcacacaggtaCCTGGTGTGTGTAGATGCAGTTTGGttatacataaatatgtatatatactatatatagtATCCATCCCATAACCATATGGTACTACAGGTACTCTCTCTATAGTATAGTGTATACATAGTGCTCATTTCTGCAGTTTGCCTGTTTTCACTGCCTTGTAAAGGGGCTGGAGGCACTCTCTTCTGATCCTACAGTTCGAATCCCAGATCTCCTGGTGCTCAAATGAGGGCTGGAAATGCACTGTCAGACTTTACCTCACGTTTGTTTTCCAGATCTGCCCATACCAGCAACGACTTCTGAGAGTGGTGTGAGATATCCAGGGAAGAATGAAACAATTCATGGTAAGTAAGAGCAAAACCAAGCTGAGAAGAAGATTAAGGACCCAAAGCAGATGCTCTGTAGTCAAAATTAGTATTCTGTCTTTTTAGCTGCAAATTGCATTAACAGCTGTTCTCAAAGGACCCAGGTAATTCATGGTGACTCTTTAAAAGGCTCTGGATGTTTTTAtggaagaatgaagaaaaaaagttggcAAATGGGCACACAGAGTTGTTGCTGTGTTCCTGAGCAGTTGGTCCATTTTTTATCTTGGACTGTCAAagctgaaacagcagaaaagcctCAATGTGTGCCTCGAGCAGATCTACACATCCTCCAGCCTTGCAACATTGTGACAGGTTTCGACTTTCCAAACAGAACTGAGCAGCATCCTTGAATGGCGAGCTTTATTTCATGATGTGCAGTGCAGTTATCCTGCCCAGCTCACACCCCTTGTCACCTCAGCATGGGATGGACACTGTCTGTACAGCTGGGGTCCCTTGGTGAGGTGTACACAGTGCTGGGTCACACAACATCCACTCGGAGCCACAGGACCAAGGCtctgtggggacacagccccacgtgctcaggcagggctggctgttgCTGGCCCTAGGGACATGGTAAATGtcatgtcctgctgctgctgtcacccagGAGGGTTCCCCTGTCTGAACATCCTCTGTTGTATTGCTTTAGATTTCCAGAGGCCTGGCTTGTCCCTGTACCTGGTCATCCTGATTGCTGTGGGGTGTGGTACTGTGGTTTTCCTTGTCATCTCTCTTATCACTTGCATTAGAAAGCCCAAAGACGGTGAGTAGAATGTTCTGGAAAGCCTGAATGTTTTACACATGCCCGGCATGGCTTTACCTTTGATGGGTTTtggggcctggagcagagcttgcaccaccagctgcagctctggcacctgcaTCATGCAGGCAGTAGATGACACAGATGGTGGGAGACCCAAAGAGGCAGAGAAGTCCTTGCAACCAGGAGGGTCTTCCAAGCACCAgccgtggggctggggcagcagtggCCCTGGTGCTCCTGAGCTGcaccctccatccctgcactggctctggggcagctcagtccctgccctgcagcccatccCAAGGTGTGTGACTTGCTCTGCTACAGAGCCTTGGGAGGGTTGTTTCCCACTGCTCCTCACAGACTTCCCAGGGCTCAGACTCGCCTGCCTGGCCAGGCTCATGGCTCCAAATCTTTCAAGTCTCTGGCAGAGGGTTCATCCTATTCTGCTTCTGGGAAATGCCTttggcagcaggggctgctcagtAGTTCCTGTAGTTGGCACCCAGAGGGAAGAGGTCACTGTCAATTCTCCCTATTCCACATGAATTTGTTTCCTCTCTGGTCTTTGGTCACAGGAACCATTCACTGAAtgctctgtccctcctgcacTGCCACCAGAAATCCCCTTGACCAAATGTTCCTTGGAGCTCTCTCCTCACCAGCTAAGCAGAGAGCACGCAGATgtgctttggggtttgggatccCACagacttcattttctcctttgttttgaTAATGATCTTCCTATGACTCCATGCTAccaattaataataaaattgtaaaattgTCAGGTAtttcttttgccatttttcttattttcttttttttttttaaggaatcaAGAATAGCCACTTTCAAAACTGTTCTTTATTGACTTCTAATGAAACTGGGGAAACTGTGGACTTCTAGTTTCTAACCTCAGCTTTATCTTTGACATTAGGTCAAAATAACCCAGTAGTGTGATagctgggttgtttttgttttcttggacTGAATCCTGGGAAACTGAGTCATCACCAACCTGACACAATATCCAAGgctgttatttttgttgtcttcAGAGGTCATTTTCTTAAACCAAGAAGttaaacaaagaattttttttttaaggaatgtaaatgcaaattattgacacaaattctgatttttcttttccagctcaAGTCTATGATGTAAAATTGTGAGTATAACCCTTTATCTGGCACATTGATGAGCCCTGGGGGGATGTAtcagagcagaaacaaaaagccCTGCTGTTAGCTGTCATAATGAAAACCCCTTTAAGCAGTCTGGGTGAAGAAGTTCACAGGTAGCTCAACAGCACGTTGTAGGACGGCTTGTGGGCTTTCCACAGCAACACAGAATGTGGGAGGAAAGATCTTTTCATGGCAGAATTGTAGAAGTGAGCAAGAGCTGCTTATTGACTGCTAAGCCCAGGGAGGGCTACTGAAGATGATTGCCAAGGCtaaattctgtgtttttccaaGGCTAAATTCCCAGtgttttttcaaatgcaaaagaaaggaaCTCCCCTTCTAGAGACACTGGTTATACTCTGATTTATCCTGAAAACATTCCTGGCTGAATTTGCTGCTTCTAACCATAGCTAGGAAGGAAGTTAGAGCTATTTCTAAACTCAGGTTTCACATCCTGATCTACTTGTAACCTGTGGAAGTTTTACTGAAAAGCCTGATAATCTGGGCAGAACATACAAGGAGAACCTCTTCTCTAGGTATAAAGTGCTGCTGACTTGAGTATTACAGTGGGATGTGCCAGCATCCCAGTGCCAGGCTTCCCCAGcagtgggaaaggcagcagtATAGTTAGCATTTGAACCCTGAGCAGTGGAACAAATGCTGTGATGACATTTCTCCTCAGAGGATctatcttcatttaaaaaatattagataTCATAAGCCAGACAGTGGATGTGGGCTGTTTTCAGTTCTCAATTTATACTTCCTccaatattttttataaatatttatttctcttcagcaATTATGTGATTGTGCAAGAAATGGTGGTAATCTTTCATTGCTTGCATGCCCtttgctgcctctccctggAAACTTTCTCAGGGTTGGAAGTGATGCTGCCACAATGCCCAAGGTTTTTCTGCCACCAGAAAGCAAAGGACAAAATTCTCTCCTTCAGAATATTGCCATAGTCCAGTGGCCCAAGTTTACATGGGTTTGAGTCAGACCATAGTACTGTCAAAATCCTGATGGCTGGAGATGCTTTGTTTACTCTGGTTGCTattctttttgcattttgatttcAGCCACAActtgagagcagcagcttcttCAAGCACAGGTCACTATGAGGAACCCATCTCTACCACTGAAAACAACTACGTGATGGAgttcagggaaaacaaagtcTCTGAAGAAGCAAATAAGAATGTGTCTGGCTGTGTTGCAAACCCCCAGGAATCTGAGTATGAAGTAGGGGATGCTTCCTGAGACCCAACAGTGCTCTGCAGATACCACTCCTGAGGAGCACCTTCACCCAgacaaaatacatatttattttcccttttgcccCTGACAAATAGGTTGGACAAGCAGTGGTTGCTGTCCCTTCACAGTCCCTGCAGTGAAAATGCAGGAACTTCAGTTACAGACTGCTGAATagaatttctgattttgttttccttgattCCATTTCACCAGCTCTATCCAAGAAAGCCCTTTGaatgctgcagcaggcaggtcCCAGGCTAGGAGCACTGTCCTGAACTTACTGCTTTATCTGGCCAAAAGGACCAGTGTTTCCAGCCTTTGTGTggtgggaggagaggcagcactGAGGGCTGCTCAGTATCCCTCTCCCTGTgggtgagcagggcaggatgtgGCTGGCTTGGGAATCGATGGCTCTTCTCCTCCCGGCCTGATGCTGCACAGATTTAACATGAGAGAGATTTTATAGAAACACGGGAAGGCAGATTAAAGCCAAGAGAAACTCAGGAACCTGCCACACCAGGAGAAGCAGTGCAGGATGTAGGAATGTCCCCTgctgctcttgtgctgcccttgATCCCCCTCCACAGCGCTGCAGCGAGGTCTAGGCacactggcacagctctggcagcttctcaTACTGCAACCAGGCACATTCTTTCTGAGCTCGTGTTCTCTGTTCTCTCTTTAAATGCATGATGgatatttgaaagaaatgagaTACTTTTCCATAAGTTTGGGGTAGGATTGCTTACACATGCCTCACATATTTCGCTGTGTGCATTTCTGCACAACTGGCTCATTTTGGAATGCCAGCAAGCCACTCACAGCCCCTCACTAGATACTCAAGAAGTGCTTTCCTCCCAGCTTAAAAGGCCTGAAGGGTAATCTATGAATAATTTCTACTGCCTGAGTAAATCTATTATGCAGAGTTATGGAAGAACCTTTTTATAACAAACAGGGCAATTCTGTGTCTCATTAAAGGCCATGCAGAGAGATGTAAAAGAGAGGGAGTGACCTGAGGGGTGAGCAAGACATTGGTAACACAGGCACAGGATTAATGtgcccccagctgtgctgctcacactCAGGACAGCTCTGCATCTGCAAGCCTCTCAGCATCAGTTCAAAACTCACCAGCATTCAAAGGGAGTGTGAGGTGCTAATGGAAAGGTATTCCAGTCAAAACCAGGACTGTGGTACTGTGAAGCCCATGGAGTGTCACTGCCTTACGTATGCATGTTGGCCTCATCTTGGGTTTAGCAGAGCAAGAAAAGTTACTGAGAAAGATTGTAAAGAATAATAATTGGCACAAAACCACATCTGTGCAAACAGTCTcttggaaaagagagaagaagaaacaaatgagCAAAGTGTGCCTGTGGGGGTCAGGGCTGAGAAGGTGAAGGGGCTATGGCTTGTTTACAGCTTCTCTGAAAAGGATGCAGATATTAGTGATAATTACCTGGTAGCACTTTCAAAGGGCAAGGAAAAGTACTTCTTTGTAtgcaacacagaaataaatgtggaACACAGTGCTGCTCACCCAGGGCTGAGAGCCAGAGGTCTAATGGGAAATTGGAGGAATTAATGATTTATAAGTTTGTCAGAAGGCACAAACTACCAGGCACACTTTCCAGGCACTTATCAGGGACCTTATACTTCTCCTGTGCTACAAGTTTTATTACTTGTTGTTAAGAATGTACTTAAAAATCAAGGGCTGGGGCATCTTGAAGTCTGTATGAAAAGGGAATACCTGGCAGTTACTTGTGCTGTCATGGAGAAAACCGCCGACATCTACATGCAACTTATTGCAGATGTGGAGAAAATaggtgtgagtgtgtgtgctGCATGTGTGAGGTCAGAGGAGTGGAGCACAGCCCATACATCTGAGCTCAGCCTGACTGCTGTGGCCACTGAAGGGGGAATATGGCCACCTGGATTGACCTGCAGGGCTCTTCATCTGAGGGGTCTGATGTGGCCAGAGCTCCAGCCAGAGGAGCAGCGAGCACTAAGGGAAGAGATGCAGAGACAAAGGGTGTCCCACTGAGGGACAGGGTACTCAGTCACACTGGGGTCTGAGCTCTCACTGCTGAAACCCCGTGGGTAATGGCTACAAGGAATCCCACAGCTTGCCCCAAAATCACTCAATTCCACCTGCACTGCAAAGCCACAGGCAATGCAGCCCTCCCAGTGTGGTTAAACAGCCACATTATCCTGGCTGGAcagccagcaccaggagctgatGATATTAAATACAGCTGTTGGAAGGCAAGCtcattaaactgaaaataaatccaTGAATTATGGTCTCCATGTGTTTTGTGTCTGCATGCGCTGTGGGACAGCTGGGCAAGGTCCAGGTCCTGACTTGGTCTGGGGAGTACCTGGgcagaagagcagctgctgtgc contains:
- the LOC119695198 gene encoding V-set and immunoglobulin domain-containing protein 4-like; this translates as MLGDRVSPGREVFLISPSSGKAGQPGWRGSSPEGRMGMMLQAAMLLSSLLHCSAFPDLSGPSEIKGVWKDSITLPCAYVPVEDLVQQTLTWTVVRDVGSGAIIRRDDSGDHVLLSEYRDRVSIPKDAPGNVSLLILSLEISDRGTYTCQVTWRDSKNSLIAKEITTTLEVVKVAATKPIIRAAEPGLTLPAGASTSLSCEAGGSPPISYRWFRSGPAGTAELLSSGAELAWPSLRASDSGTYFCEAHNRAGAGAVQRSDAVRLTVTDVPATTVAWQRNVGTTGGQLSTTSQEKPQTELVSGGTSGISWTPWGPTTTADLPIPATTSESGVRYPGKNETIHDFQRPGLSLYLVILIAVGCGTVVFLVISLITCIRKPKDAQVYDVKFHNLRAAASSSTGHYEEPISTTENNYVMEFRENKVSEEANKNVSGCVANPQESEYEVGDAS